A section of the Ruania halotolerans genome encodes:
- a CDS encoding Fur family transcriptional regulator: MNPEPMSSETWAAALRSMGRRVTRQRLAVLEAAHRHPHASAETILAAARTELAALTAPSVYQVLSDLTEWGLLRKLEPPDSPARYETRIDDNHHHVMCTRCGAMEDVSCVVGHAPCLTPAHTSGMRIESAEVLFRGTCAACVALETQAPAPEPAAAGSII; encoded by the coding sequence ATGAATCCGGAGCCGATGAGCAGCGAGACCTGGGCCGCCGCGCTGCGGTCAATGGGTCGGCGCGTCACCCGGCAGCGCCTCGCCGTTCTCGAGGCCGCGCATCGGCACCCGCACGCCAGCGCCGAGACGATCCTCGCGGCCGCGCGCACCGAGTTGGCGGCGCTCACGGCCCCGTCGGTGTACCAAGTGCTGAGCGACCTCACCGAGTGGGGCCTCCTCCGCAAACTGGAGCCGCCCGACTCCCCGGCAAGGTATGAGACCCGGATCGATGACAACCACCACCACGTGATGTGCACCCGGTGCGGCGCGATGGAGGATGTGAGTTGCGTCGTCGGGCATGCCCCGTGCCTGACGCCCGCCCACACCTCGGGGATGCGTATCGAGTCCGCCGAGGTGCTGTTCCGCGGTACCTGCGCCGCCTGTGTGGCCCTCGAGACTCAGGCTCCCGCCCCCGAGCCGGCCGCGGCCGGCTCGATCATCTGA
- a CDS encoding MFS transporter: MSILADLRTVAVHRGFRKLFTVRLVSQCGDGMFQAGLATLFFFSPENLATAGAVAAAFAVLLLPFTIVGPFAGPLLDRWRRRQVLFVGNAVRVVLTIALAVLMATDGVSVVVYVLALVTLGVNRFLLAALSASLPRVVPREQLLMANTLSPTLGAGAAVVGAGIGFLLGLVVPDGPGKDGLVLTVAAVIFGLASLLALRLGKDQLGPDVVAPRDRGLSHAWRDIRSTASDLVAGARYLVARRTPGMALGVMSAHRFLYGVNFIALILISRNLLTDPTDAAAGLAMFGLLSGISFAGNGLAIVLTPLAHERMAPSAWVILCLGLGALSQVLMATAPVFWLIATAAVLMGLAVQGAKIAVDTIVQRDTADSYRGRAFSLYDTLYNGAFAGAAAVAAAVLPDTGWSRAAFIALAVLYLGLAAGYRSGVRRLHDTPRPVPAA; this comes from the coding sequence GTGAGCATCCTCGCCGACCTGCGCACGGTGGCCGTCCACCGCGGATTCCGCAAACTCTTCACTGTGCGCCTGGTGTCCCAGTGCGGCGACGGGATGTTCCAGGCCGGCCTGGCCACGCTGTTCTTCTTCTCCCCGGAGAACCTCGCCACCGCTGGGGCGGTGGCCGCGGCGTTCGCCGTCCTGCTGCTGCCTTTCACGATCGTCGGACCGTTTGCCGGTCCGCTCCTGGATCGCTGGCGACGGCGGCAGGTGCTCTTTGTGGGCAATGCCGTTCGGGTGGTCCTCACGATCGCCCTGGCGGTGCTGATGGCCACCGACGGCGTCTCCGTGGTGGTCTATGTGCTCGCCTTGGTCACGTTGGGGGTGAACAGATTCCTGCTCGCGGCGCTCTCCGCATCCCTGCCACGGGTGGTCCCCCGCGAGCAACTGCTGATGGCGAACACGCTGAGCCCCACTCTCGGCGCCGGCGCCGCCGTGGTCGGTGCGGGGATCGGCTTCCTGCTCGGGCTGGTCGTACCGGACGGCCCGGGTAAGGACGGTCTGGTGCTCACCGTAGCCGCTGTGATCTTCGGTCTGGCGTCACTGCTGGCTTTGCGCCTGGGCAAGGACCAGCTCGGTCCGGACGTCGTTGCTCCTCGCGATCGGGGGCTCTCCCACGCGTGGAGGGATATCCGCTCGACCGCCTCCGATCTCGTTGCCGGCGCCCGGTATCTCGTGGCCCGCCGCACTCCGGGGATGGCGCTCGGGGTGATGTCCGCGCACCGGTTCCTGTATGGGGTGAACTTCATTGCGTTGATCCTCATCTCCCGGAACCTGCTCACCGACCCCACGGACGCTGCCGCGGGGCTGGCGATGTTCGGGCTGCTCTCCGGGATCTCGTTCGCGGGCAACGGCCTGGCGATCGTGCTCACCCCGCTCGCACACGAGCGGATGGCGCCGTCGGCCTGGGTGATCCTGTGTCTGGGGCTGGGCGCTCTCAGCCAGGTGCTGATGGCCACGGCGCCGGTGTTCTGGCTGATCGCGACGGCCGCCGTCCTGATGGGCCTGGCCGTGCAGGGCGCGAAGATCGCCGTGGACACGATCGTGCAGCGGGACACGGCTGACTCCTATCGGGGCCGAGCGTTCTCCCTGTATGACACCCTCTACAACGGCGCTTTCGCCGGTGCTGCCGCCGTGGCCGCCGCTGTACTGCCCGACACCGGGTGGTCCCGTGCCGCGTTCATCGCCCTCGCGGTGCTCTACCTCGGGCTCGCGGCCGGCTACCGGAGCGGGGTCCGGCGCCTGCATGACACGCCTCGCCCCGTGCCGGCCGCCTGA
- a CDS encoding class I SAM-dependent methyltransferase has protein sequence MDRVVHAYGARVAEYVEKVGSIEAVHPEDFDLVLSWARGLRGPVIDVGCGPGQWTDALHRSGVEIEGVDPTLEFLDSARTHFPDVGFRLGRAEDLGVPDGSLAGALTWYSLIHTEPERIDASLESLARALRPEGGLLIGFFAGADGESGPVPFDHKVVRAYRWPVAALVARVVRAGFDVLQTVTRIDPGHRPHGAIRAQRTPEPLTVERAEKVWELRPSR, from the coding sequence ATGGATCGAGTCGTGCACGCCTATGGCGCGCGAGTGGCCGAGTATGTGGAGAAGGTTGGCAGCATCGAGGCCGTCCATCCTGAGGATTTCGATCTGGTGCTCAGCTGGGCGAGAGGCTTGCGTGGCCCGGTGATCGATGTGGGATGCGGTCCGGGGCAGTGGACCGATGCGCTGCATCGATCGGGTGTCGAGATTGAGGGGGTGGACCCCACCCTGGAGTTCCTCGACTCTGCCCGTACGCATTTCCCCGACGTGGGATTCCGGCTCGGCCGCGCCGAGGACCTCGGGGTGCCCGACGGATCGCTCGCCGGAGCGCTCACCTGGTACTCCCTCATCCACACCGAACCAGAGCGGATCGACGCCTCGCTCGAATCTCTGGCACGTGCCCTCCGACCGGAGGGTGGCCTTCTGATCGGGTTCTTCGCCGGTGCGGACGGCGAAAGTGGCCCCGTACCGTTCGATCACAAGGTGGTGCGTGCCTACCGGTGGCCCGTGGCTGCGTTGGTCGCTCGGGTGGTCAGGGCCGGATTCGACGTCCTCCAGACCGTCACCCGGATCGATCCTGGCCACCGGCCGCACGGGGCGATCCGTGCGCAGCGCACACCTGAGCCTCTCACCGTCGAGCGGGCTGAGAAGGTCTGGGAGCTCCGGCCCAGTCGATAG